From Desulfatiglans anilini DSM 4660, one genomic window encodes:
- the xth gene encoding exodeoxyribonuclease III, with amino-acid sequence MKIATFNTNSVRVRLPSLIQWMKSQQPDLLCLQEIKVQDKDFPAAAFEEIGYRSVFKGQKTYNGVAILSKLPGEDIRTALYGTDDEEARFVGGRYRDFHLVNVYVPQGFSTDSDKFAYKLQWLEDLLAYIREHFTPADPLLVVGDFNVALDDRDVHDPKHLAGQVGFHPEEQKRLRALLDWGLTDLLRRFHEGGGLYTFWDYRVPKGFKRNIGWRIDYILGTPPMAERAINVWIDREARGADKPSDHTFLVAEFEG; translated from the coding sequence ATGAAGATCGCGACCTTCAACACCAATTCCGTCAGGGTCCGGCTGCCTTCACTCATCCAATGGATGAAAAGCCAGCAACCGGACCTGCTTTGCCTTCAGGAAATCAAGGTCCAGGACAAGGACTTCCCCGCCGCGGCATTCGAGGAAATTGGATACCGTTCGGTTTTTAAAGGGCAGAAGACTTACAACGGCGTGGCGATCTTGAGCAAACTCCCCGGCGAGGATATCCGCACGGCCCTTTATGGCACCGATGACGAAGAGGCCCGTTTCGTCGGCGGCCGCTACCGTGATTTTCACCTCGTCAATGTCTATGTCCCCCAAGGTTTCTCGACGGACAGCGACAAGTTCGCCTACAAACTCCAATGGCTCGAGGATCTCCTGGCCTACATCCGGGAGCACTTCACTCCCGCAGACCCCCTCCTGGTCGTGGGGGACTTCAACGTCGCGCTCGACGACCGGGATGTCCACGATCCAAAGCACCTTGCCGGGCAGGTCGGCTTTCACCCGGAGGAGCAGAAACGCCTGCGCGCCCTGCTCGACTGGGGGCTCACCGACCTCCTGCGCCGGTTTCACGAGGGCGGCGGCCTGTATACCTTCTGGGATTACCGGGTGCCCAAAGGGTTCAAACGCAATATCGGCTGGCGCATCGATTATATCCTGGGCACGCCCCCCATGGCGGAGCGTGCCATAAACGTCTGGATCGACCGCGAGGCGCGGGGCGCCGACAAGCCATCGGACCACACCTTCCTTGTTGCTGAGTTCGAAGGGTGA
- a CDS encoding glycosyltransferase family 2 protein yields the protein MTSFAITIPNLNQSRFLTTALESLRHQTAPFEIALMDGGSTDGFPHVAEYYTDIITYSRSGKDGGQSAAIKEGFDRVSGDIVAWLNADDYYFPDTLRKVADCFDKNPDVDVIYGNAVFVTPEGFFLSYYPSVKHCQDISEIYKACIICQPACFVRRRAYDEIGMINTSLVYTMDWDLWCRLAKKGAKFLYLPEVLAAVRYYEGTKTLSCSMRRYWEIYRIELLYNHFIPFVTIEFMDYDVIVLNKQTKTTRAFRQFYNKVYAPFKSTYRKLFQRQDVSYEGLLYGFHRWDQIVEGTCKIYLPWYEKQFWRNLKLKAAPLDFNYEISIDGRKVNAPTLEDNTLIQPIPPSNGHAHEIRISRTGEKPWRFGSLTSDLA from the coding sequence ATGACTTCTTTCGCTATCACCATTCCCAACCTTAATCAAAGCCGTTTTCTGACGACCGCGCTCGAAAGCCTGCGGCATCAAACAGCACCTTTCGAGATCGCCTTGATGGATGGAGGGTCCACTGACGGCTTTCCACATGTCGCCGAATATTACACGGATATCATCACTTATTCGCGATCAGGGAAAGACGGGGGCCAATCCGCCGCCATTAAAGAGGGGTTCGATAGAGTATCCGGAGATATAGTAGCCTGGCTTAACGCAGATGACTACTATTTTCCTGACACCTTGAGAAAGGTAGCTGATTGCTTCGATAAGAACCCGGATGTAGACGTCATCTATGGCAATGCGGTCTTTGTAACCCCGGAAGGATTCTTTCTGTCATATTATCCTTCTGTAAAACATTGCCAAGATATTTCCGAAATATACAAGGCGTGCATTATCTGCCAGCCGGCATGCTTTGTCAGACGTAGGGCCTACGATGAAATTGGAATGATAAATACATCCTTGGTGTACACCATGGATTGGGATCTTTGGTGCAGGCTTGCTAAAAAGGGGGCTAAATTTCTCTACCTACCAGAAGTATTGGCCGCTGTGCGCTATTATGAGGGCACTAAGACATTAAGTTGCAGCATGAGACGTTATTGGGAGATATACCGCATTGAGCTTCTTTATAACCATTTCATCCCGTTTGTTACTATTGAATTCATGGATTACGATGTAATCGTTTTAAATAAACAAACAAAAACGACAAGGGCATTCAGGCAGTTTTATAACAAGGTCTACGCACCTTTTAAATCCACATATCGCAAGCTTTTTCAGCGTCAAGATGTCTCCTATGAAGGCCTATTGTATGGATTTCACCGGTGGGATCAGATCGTTGAAGGAACGTGCAAAATTTATCTTCCTTGGTATGAAAAACAATTTTGGCGGAATCTCAAATTAAAAGCAGCACCATTGGATTTCAATTATGAAATCAGCATAGACGGCAGGAAAGTTAACGCTCCAACCTTGGAGGATAATACCCTTATTCAACCTATACCCCCATCGAATGGACACGCTCACGAAATCAGAATTTCAAGAACGGGGGAAAAGCCATGGCGGTTTGGCTCTCTGACTAGCGATCTCGCCTAA